Proteins encoded in a region of the Podarcis muralis chromosome 2, rPodMur119.hap1.1, whole genome shotgun sequence genome:
- the CEP131 gene encoding centrosomal protein of 131 kDa isoform X14, giving the protein MIHIGSLVLLGNSGLLEEAPALCKYSSSGLRSHITMKSARGSSSSFQGASANGVDLSLTGLPMQVLQRPSSASPGKHIARSISVITENKPKRNILEDAGLGTSRAMNNLRRSNSTTQVNQRVNGAFSSVEQHGDFLTLFESSSGGRKKLASLSKVSPEKKTTWNILDEQPRTFPVPSSTQEAPAGMRKKEIYVPLAANFTANNRSNKGAMGNCVTTMVHNNYSTADKAAAPKSSNQATTSLNNIIKATSNEDTESSSYMKSQKNFSSSNILARNNNNSSSSNPLRRQEVSEEEAERFINQVNLAAVMIQRWYRRHSQRHKEGAAQLRHLLASKREERQQQLTEEGNMLDLQRRRDEERKKIREEKARLARRAAIQELQQKRAQKVLDTQRLVEEELAAMKESKKTRRRKPEKAGSVKNASPANSIIKANNADANFHLAAADTEEHSAGACLSVPGQNKLPEDQPQDVSSGKMGSEDLETIITAASRAQSKVTLNELLDTLKLLEEEPELPPQPKACKEDKYAWVDGEADSNSLTADNLEKFGKLNYSPGVPEEGTLLSEAKLQSIISFLDEMEKSEQERPRSAASASQREGLLSEEELAHLEQASAVATEVTSSIMRLKLEVEEKKRAITLLQTALAQQRELTVRHVKGTEKELSRQLALQREQYEAAIQRHLAFIDQLIEDKKTLSEKCEAVVTELKQVDQKYTKKIAQMQEQHELVWRTLGPLCEEIKKLKELMSATEKIRREKWIDEKTKKIKEITVKGLEPEIQKLIAKHKLEIKKLKTLHEAELLQSDERAAQRYVRQTEELREMLEHEKEEQGQRERELARQRPNQGYSTLGKTLSERVPPHRYEKQLEQEEQALQQQRRRLYNEVAEEKERLNQQAARQRTELEDLRRQLEENSSVVTKALKEEYKKGKEEQERRHQD; this is encoded by the exons ATGATTCATATAGGCTCGCTCGTGTTGTTAGGAAACAGCGGCCTTCTTGAAGAGGCACCAGCCTTATGCAAATACAGTAGTTCAG GCCTCCGTTCCCATATCACAATGAAGAGTGCCCGTGGTAGCAGCTCTTCCTTCCAGGGTGCCAGTGCCAATGGTGTGGATCTCAGTCTTACAGGGCTGCCCATGCAAGTGCTTCAGCGCccaagcagtgcctctccaggCAAGCACATTGCTCGCTCCATCTCCGTCATTACTGAAAACAAGCCCAAGAGGAATATCCTA GAAGATGCAGGGCTTGGCACCTCCAGAGCTATGAACAATTTACGAAGATCCAATAGCACGACTCAGGTTAACCAGCGTGTGAACGGTGCCTTTAG CAGTGTGGAGCAGCACGGAGACTTCCTGACTTTGTTTGAAAGCAGCTCAGGTGGAAGAAAGAAACTAGCAAGTCTGAGTAAAGTCTCCCCGGAAAAGAAAACAACATGGAACATCCTG GATGAGCAGCCCAGAACATTTCCTGTCCCATCCAGCACTCAAGAGGCCCCTGCAGGCATGAGGAAGAAAGAAATCTATGTGCCACTTGCAGCCAACTTCACTGCAAATAACAG GAGTAACAAAGGTGCAATGGGCAACTGTGTAACCACCATGGTGCATAATAACTACTCCACTGCGGACAAGGCAGCTGCGCCCAAGAGCTCCAACCAGGCCACCACCTCCCTCAA TAACATTATCAAAGCCACTTCCAATGAAGACACCGAGAGTAGCAGCTACATGAAGTCCCAGAAAAACTTTTCCAGCAGCAATATCCTGGCTCGGAACAATAATAACAGCAGTAGCAGTAACCCCCTCAGGAGGCAGGAAGTATCGGAGGAGGAGGCTGAGCG GTTCATTAACCAGGTCAACTTGGCTGCTGTGATGATACAGCGCTGGTACAGACGACACTCTCAGAGGCACAAGGAAGGTGCAGCCCAGCTCAGGCACTTACTAGCTTCCAAAAGAGAG GAAAGGCAGCAGCAActcacagaggagggcaacatgTTGGATTTGCAGCGGAGGCGAGACGAGGAGAGGAAAAAGATTCGAGAGGAGAAGGCACGTCTTGCCAGACGAGCAGCCATTCAG GAGCTGCAGCAAAAAAGAGCCCAGAAAGTCTTGGATACACAACGCTTGGTTGAGGAGGAGCTGGCAGCAATGAAAGAGAGCAAGAAAACCAGAAGAAGAAAACCTGAGAAGGCTGGCTCTGTGAAGAACGCTAGCCCTGCCAACAGCATCATCAAAGCCAACAATGCAG ATGCCAACTTCCACTTGGCAGCTGCAGATACAGAAGAACATTCTGCTGGGGCTTGTCTGTCTGTCCCAGGACAAAACAAACTACCTGAAGATCAGCCACAG GATGTCAGCTCTGGAAAGATGGGCAGTGAAGACTTGGAGACTATTATTACTGCAGCCAGCAGAGCACAGTCCAAAGTCACCCTTAATGAGCTACTGGATACCTTAAAGTTGTTGGAGGAGGAGCCAGAGTTGCCACCACAACCCAAGGCCTGCAAAGAAGATAAATATGCTTGGGTAGATGGG GAGGCTGACTCAAATTCTCTCACTGCTGACAACCTGGAGAAGTTTGGGAAACTGAACTATTCTCCGGGAGTCCCTGAGGAAGGCACGCTGCTCTCGGAAGCCAAACTTCAGAGCATCATTAGTTTCTTGGATGAGATGGAGAAATCCGAGCAGGAGCGACCTAGGTCTGCTGCCTCGGCTTCCCAGCGAGAG GGGCTCTTGTCAGAAGAAGAGCTAGCTCACCTGGAACAGGCATCAGCAGTTGCCACAGAGGTTACCAGCTCCATCATGCGGCTGAAGCTGGaggtagaagagaagaagagagccATCACATTGCTACAGACAGCACTG gcacagcaacgggagctgactGTACGTCATGTCAAAGGGACAGAGAAAGAGCTGAGCCGCCAGCTGGCACTACAAAGGGAGCAGTATGAAGCAGCTATCCAACGGCACCTAGCCTTCATCGACCAG CTGATTGAAGATAAGAAGACTCTGAGCGAGAAATGTGAAGCGGTGGTGACTGAACTGAAACAAGTGGATCAGAAATACACGAAGAAAATTGCCCAGATGCAGGAGCAGCATGAGCTG gTTTGGCGCACTCTGGGCCCCCTCTGTGAG GAAATAAAGAAGCTGAAGGAACTCATGAGTGCCACAGAAAAGATCCGCCGGGAGAAATGGATTGATGAGAAAACCAAGAAGATCAAAGAGATCACTGTTAAAG GTCTGGAGCCTGAGATTCAGAAGCTTATTGCTAAGCACAAGCTAGAGATCAAAAAGCTGAAAACCCTGCATGAAGCAGAGCTGCTACAATCCGATGAGCGGGCAGCCCAGCGCTACGTACGCCAGACGGAGGAACTGAGGGAGATGCTGGAGCATGAGAAAGAAGAGCAGGGGCAacgagagagagagctggcaagGCAACG GCCAAACCAAGGATACAGCACCCTTGGTAAGACCCTCTCTGAAAGAGTCCCTCCACACAGGTATGAGAAACAACTGGAGCAGGAGGAACAGGCTCTGCAGCAACAGAGGCGCCGACTGTACAATGAGGTGGCTGAGGAGAAAGAAAGGCTCAACCAGCAGGCGGCCAG GCAGAGGACTGAGTTGGAGGACCTGCGGCGGCAGCTGGAAGAGAACAGCTCTGTTGTTACCAAAGCTTTGAAGGAGGAATataagaaagggaaggaggagcaggagcGACGCCATCAG
- the TEPSIN gene encoding AP-4 complex accessory subunit tepsin, translating to MAAVPLRDRLSFLSRLPILIKGTSDDEVPCPGYLFEEMAKISHESAGSSHCLLEYLLNRLQSNSCNVKLKVLKILLHMCSHGSSYFLLQLKRNASFIQEATVFAGPPDPLHGNSLYQKVRVTAQDLASTLFSDVLLPQPVAIPPRELPSTGMGSRPSPHGSLQGFGFERSGSASTGKVLLATIQKAAEVVANAMLPGQELPCPHGREPKDDAYEPVTAPFPGKSSVLPTKPPSVIVHKKRATHQPGQAGGGWEELDSGQSSQNSLQENSELSRTSDSYSKSGSDNHSGALEPGSIAERTDAENLGDCLQEVSLVSKLTRGSKVFLTREETQHFIKECGLLNCEVVLAILNRTLKDPSECVCMRAMCAIYSLMCSDLLSHEQIFAITQQHLQELSQESPGPVANKATKILRQFEALSRSHPTSKTSSPVPGHCAPARTTPKRPDDLLADTMPFAEEAILKPLSLAPQPSQVPEVLTRAVHPSEGQLLEPGSSGQLGISQPPELGQQGPECRLPHPEPQEDRPPRGDPDGTVSLFAGMELVAPSSMILADALEQECIPPAPWTAPCTGSTRATEDNQGPSAFSFLNA from the exons ATGGCGGCGGTACCTCTGCGGGATCGGCTGAGCTTCTTGAGCCGG CTACCCATTCTAATCAAAGGTACCTCAGATGATGAAGTCCCATGCCCAGGGTATCTGTTTGAAGAGATGGCCA AGATCTCACATGAGTCAGCAGGAAGCAGTCACTGCCTTCTTGAGTACCTCCTCAATCGTCTTCAGAGCAACTCATGTAATGTCAAGTTGAAG GTGCTCAAGATCCTGCTCCACATGTGCAGCCATGGCTCTTCATATTTCCTTCTGCAGCTAAAGCGGAATGCTTCCTTCATCCAGGAGGCCACTG TGTTTGCAGGGCCTCCTGATCCTCTCCATGGCAACAGCTTGTATCAGAAGGTGCGGGTGACTGCACAG GACCTGGCAAGCACTTTGTTTTCAGATGTGTTGCTACCCCAGCCTGTTGCTATTCCACCTAGAGAGCTGCCTTCAACAG GAATGGGCTCCAGGCCCAGCCCCCATGGCTCACTCCAAGGCTTTGGTTTTGAAAGAAGTGGCTCTG CATCCACTGGCAAAGTTCTGCTGGCCACCATCCAGAAGGCAGCGGAGGTGGTTGCCAATGCCATGCTCCCTGGTCAGGAGCTCCCTTGTCCCCATGGTAGGGAGCCGAAGGATGATGCCTACGAGCCAGTGACAGCaccttttccaggcaaaagctCCGTCTTGCCTACAAAGCCACCTTCTGTCATTGTCCATAAGAAGCGAG CGACCCATCAGCCAGGGCAAGCAGGAGGTGGCTGGGAGGAGCTGGACAGTGGGcaaagctcccagaattccttgcagGAGAACAGTGAGCTGAGTAGGACATCGGATTCCTACAGTAAGTCGGGCAGCGACAACCACTCAGGTGCTCTGGAGCCAGGGAGCATTGCTGAAAG GACAGATGCTGAGAACCTTGGGGACTGCCTGCAGGAAGTGAGCCTCGTCAGCAAACTCACCAGAGGCTCCAAGGTGTTCCTGACACGCGAGGAGACCCAGCATTTTATCAAGGA GTGTGGGCTGCTGAACTGCGAAGTGGTCTTGGCTATCCTCAACCGAACCCTGAAGGACCCCAGCGAGTGTGTTTGCATG aGAGCCATGTGTGCCATCTATTCCCTCATGTGCTCCGACTTGCTCTCCCATGAGCAGATATTTGCCATTACCCAGCAGCACTTGCAAGAGCTCAGTCAAGAGAGCCCTGGGCCTGTAGCCAACAAAGCAACAAAG ATCTTGCGTCAATTTGAAGCACTCAGCAGGAGCCATCCCACTTCCAAGACCTCTTCTCCGGTTCCCGGCCACTGTGCCCCTGCCAGGACCACACCCAAGCGTCCTGATGACTTACTGGCAGATACAATGCCATTTGCAGAAGAGGCTATCCTCAAACCCCTGAGTCTCGCGCCACAGCCCTCCCAAGTACCTGAAGTCCTCACCAGGGCTGTGCATCCATCAGAAGGGCAGTTGCTGGAACCTGGGTCCTCTGGCCAACTTGGGATTAGCCAACCACCTGAGCTTGGCCAGCAAGGGCCAGAATGCAGACTCCCACACCCTGAACCTCAAGAGGACAGGCCTCCAAGAGGTGATCCAGATGGCACAGTTTCCTTGTTTGCCGGCATGGAGCTGGTCGCACCCTCAAGCATGATATTAGCAGATGCTCTGGAGCAGGAATGTATACCTCCAGCTCCCTGGACAGCACCTTGCACTGGGAGCACCAGAGCCACTGAGGATAACCAGGGACCGTCTGCTTTCTCCTTCCTCAATGCATAG